One window of Drosophila busckii strain San Diego stock center, stock number 13000-0081.31 chromosome 3L, ASM1175060v1, whole genome shotgun sequence genomic DNA carries:
- the LOC108598122 gene encoding DC-STAMP domain-containing protein 2, translating to MEDLHRNLFKLVVPFVIGGYLSGLVVALLWYHWHPTLRETDIDQLWWLIVCIALLLIILIFSRPVRCILLLTLPSLTSSRGRALLIALAFFLAATGPSANILANVMVMLRSLACSQELLRQVLSQMLDVLLEPVQALRTAFTFMMEEVRRVLRQLTLLLLRIQSYMLIIINTLKSCAAWLKSVVELCNSQLGTPWMRCQRAAETAMLRCRSELGMLKSLCYATKLFLALCYPTKLVDIFCSGFWDPKWELMDPILKRYLEFVATLEQMFDASITFEHEFFFHNNPSKNLSDVGEQIAQDINQDLAPFLRLHSWTHLLCWLLLLGVFIKAIYFYLRYMLSRAYQNVYITSDFYAIDEENWRLNRDTVLPLEYLERFKYLKLSSLRLTQFESLLIAKNSFFMLITCLQLGCICFVDYSLFWLLATISYYGHEQAELEVPAYIDLHIKGGGIVGDIMRGIVNAFRPLTQSSKMDTRLCLPLPNPPRYNHYVEILSLCLLAWIVALTEPYVLRLRHVIMRWIYPERAQERAMYFYEHLFIERDSVFIFNRRKARAAFKHRNTESSNSCPNWLRAKLATCNCCACLLPQPPRSKCILCQRPIPNESRIYCQKLNCPGVYCEVCFTKCESKCCLCQHPREYGDFEDPSEVDDSSDDGANNSYGQLEARIYGHFCTQRTIKLKKEKKIIMNPETVYKDRI from the exons ATGGAAGATTTGCATCGAAATCTGTTCAAGTTGGTGGTGCCATTTGTAATCGGTGGCTATTTATCTGGCTTGGTGGTGGCATTGCTCTGGTACCATTGGCATCCGACGCTGCGAGAAACGGACATAGATCAGCTCTGGTGGCTTATAGTCTGCATAGCACTGTTGCTTATTATTCTAATCTTCAGTCGTCCCGTGCG TTGCATTTTGCTGTTGACGCTGCCTTCGCTGACGAGTTCGCGCGGACGTGCGTTGCTTATAGCGCTGGCGTTTTTTCTAGCCGCCACCGGGCCGAGTGCCAATATATTGGCCAATGTCATGGTCATGCTGCGTAGTCTGGCCTGCAGTCAGGAGCTGCTGCGTCAGGTGCTGAGTCAGATGCTCGATGTGCTGCTGGAGCCGGTGCAAGCTTTGCGTACAGCGTTCACTTTCATGATGGAGGAAGTGCGTCGCGTGCTGCGCCAgctcacgctgctgctgctgcgcatacAAAGCTATATGCTGATTATAA TTAATACGCTCAAGAGCTGCGCCGCCTGGCTCAAGTCTGTGGTGGAGCTTTGCAACTCGCAGCTGGGCACGCCCTGGATGCGCTGCCAGCGCGCTGCCGAGACTGCCATGTTGCGTTGTCGTTCGGAGCTGGGCATGCTCAAGTCGCTTTGCTATGCCACCAAGCTGTTCCTGGCGCTTTGCTATCCCACCAAGCTGGTGGACATATTCTGCAGCGGCTTCTGGGATCCCAAGTGGGAGCTCATGGATCCCATTCTGAAGCGTTATTTGGAGTTTGTAGCGACGCTGGAGCAAATGTTTGATGCCAGCATTACCTTTGAGCATGAGTTCTTCTTTCATAACAATCCCAGCAAGAATCTCTCCGATGTGGGCGAGCAGATAGCGCAGGATATTAACCAGGACTTGGCTCCATTTCTACGCTTGCATAGCTGGACGCATTTGctctgttggctgctgctgctgggcgtttTTATCAA GGCCATCTATTTCTATCTGCGCTATATGTTGAGCAGGGCGTATCAGAATGTTTACATAACCAGCGATTTCTATGCCATCGACGAGGAGAATTGGCGCCTTAATAGGGATACTGTCCTGCCGCTGGAATATTTGGAGcgatttaaatacttaaaa CTCAGCAGTTTACGTCTGACGCAGTTCGAGAGTCTGCTCATAGCCAAGAACTCGTTCTTTATGCTGATCACCTGCTTGCAGCttggctgcatttgctttgtgGACTACAGTCTGTTCTGGCTGCTGGCCACCATCTCGTATTATGGCCATGAGCAGGCGGAGCTGGAGGTGCCCGCCTACATTGATTTGCATATCAAGGGCGGCGGCATTGTGGGCGACATAATGCGTGGCATAGTCAACGCCTTTCGTCCCTTAacccaaagcagcaaaatggaTACCAGACTATGTCTGCCATTGCCGAATCCACCCAGATACAATCACTATGTGGAAATACTGTCGCTCTGCCTGCTCGCCTGGATTGTGGCGCTAACTGAGCCGTATGTGCTGCGCTTGCGACACGTGATCATGCGTTGGATATATCCGGAACGCGCACAAGAACGTGCCATGTACTTCTATGAGCATCTGTTTATAGAAAGAG ACTCTGTCTTCATTTTCAACAGACGCAAAGCGCGTGCGGCCTTCAAGCATCGCAACACTGAAAGCTCCAACAGCTGCCCAAACTGGCTGAGGGCTAAGCTAGCCAC ctgcaactgttgcgcCTGCTTGTTGCCGCAGCCTCCTCGCAGTAAGTGCATCTTGTGCCAGCGCCCAATACCCAA CGAATCACGCATCTACTGCCAGAAATTGAACTGTCCGGGCGTCTACTGTGAGGTTTGCTTTACGAAATGTGAGAGCAAGTGCTGCCTTTGCCAGCATCCCAGAGAATATGGTGACTTTGAAGATCCATCTGAGGTTGA CGACTCCTCTGATGATGGTGCAAACAACTCCTACGGACAATTGGAGGCGAGAATTTATGGTCATTTCTGCACACAGCGTACAATCAAGttgaaaaaagagaaaaagatTATTATGAATCCGGAAACGGTGTATAAGGATCGAATATAA